Part of the Candidatus Sulfotelmatobacter sp. genome is shown below.
GCGAGTGCTCACCGAAGCCTCAATTCAGGGCAAGGTGGACCACCTGCGCGGCTTGAAGGAAAACGTCATCGTTGGACGGCTCATTCCCGCTGGCACCGGCATGGAGTACTACCGCAACGTGCGCCTCTCGCCAGAAATGGAAGAGGCCGCAGCCAAGGTACAGGCGGAAGTTTCGGCGGCCTACGAGGAAGCCGAACGCGCTCTCGAAATGATGCGTCACGAGGGCGAAACCGACGACCTGCCCGCGGAACTACCTTCCGCGGCCGAATAGTCAAACTGAAGCAGGCCTTGGGGGCGAATTTACTTCGCCCCCAAACTTGCTTTAGGAGTGGTTTTAATACTTACTACGAATGCACGCCAGTCCTCAGCGATTGCCGGGTATTAAAGAAGAACCCCACCAACTTGCCTCTTTGCGCCCAGTGCCTCCCGGCCCTAAGCTAGGAGCAAGCATGCTGCGCTTCTTCCGCCTTCTCAGGCTCGCCTTCTGGCGCGCCTTTGTCCACGACGCCTTTGCCACCGCGAAGGCCTCAGCGTATTCCTCCATCCTCACGTTCTTCCCCGTCCTGCTGATCATCGGATCAAGCCTGGCCAACTGGCGCAAAGGCGCACCCTATTTGCGGGAAATCTCCTACGCCCTTGGCAGCATCCTCCCGGCGGGCACCAACACCGCGCTCAGCTA
Proteins encoded:
- a CDS encoding DNA-directed RNA polymerase subunit beta', with translation QGVNISDKHIEVIVRQMMRWVKVEDVGDTTFLLEEQVDKFRFREENDRVIREGGKPATGRPLLLGITKASLATDSFISAASFQETTRVLTEASIQGKVDHLRGLKENVIVGRLIPAGTGMEYYRNVRLSPEMEEAAAKVQAEVSAAYEEAERALEMMRHEGETDDLPAELPSAAE